CAACAATTCAGGTAATGATAATACAGATAATGATTCCAATAATGACGATTCTTCTGGCGAAACGAATAATGATGGTTCATCAAATGACGATAATTCCGGGTCAAACAATGACTCCGGAGGATCTGGAGAATCCGGCGATACAGGCGGAGATACCTCTACAGATGATGATTCATCTTCCGAAGGATAAACATTACAACAATCCCGGTAGCATTTAGCTACCGGGATTGTTTTTTATCTCTGATAATGTTCCCTGGTGTTTCAATCGAAGCTACGTGTAACCACTTCTTCCTCGAACCGATTAGGAGAGCACCATATTAAAGGGAAGGTATTTTTTTCAGGCAGATTTACTGTATAATAGATAACAAATATAGGTAACGTTAGGTGGTGGAGACATGAAGCATACGAAAGAATATCATTCTAAAGAGATTGTAACAGAAAGCGGAACAATTACTGTTGAAGGCCCTCTCCCTTCAGAAGAACTAGCAAACTATCATTTCCACGAGGGTCTGAAAGCGTTCAGACCGGCTCCGAAGCAGTTTGAAGCCGTTCAAAAGATTGCTGATTTTGACGAAGGCAGAATTTTAATTGCAAGAACATCAGATACCATTGTAGGCTATGTCACTTACCTTTATCCTGATCCATTAGAAAGATGGTCTAAATTCGAGATGGAAGACCTTCTTGAGCTTGGAGCTATTGAAGTTATTCAAGATTACAGAGGTTACGGAATAGGTTCATGGTTATTAAAAGTGTCGATGATGGATGACGAGATGGAAGATTTTATAGTCATTTCTACTGAATATTATTGGCACTGGGACCTTTCAGGAACAGGGTTAAACATCTGGAATTACCGAAACGTTATGGAGAGAATGATGGGGGCAGGCGGTTTAACCCCTTACCCTACTGATGATCCTGAAATTGTGTCGCATCCAGCAAACTGCTTAATGGCACGGATTGGAAGCCGAGTACCTCAATCATCTATTGATCGATTTGAAGAATTGAGATTTTTAACAAGACGAAATTATCGCGCGAATCGAGGAGGTCTGTAAATGTTAGTCGAAGAAGTTATGAAAACAGAGGTTATTTCTTTAAGAGCAAACGAAACTATTGAAACCGCTTTAAAATTATTAAATGATCATCATATTCGACATATCCCCATTGTTGATGAGCATCACCACGTGATTGGGATCGTCTCCGACCGAGATGTCCGAGATGCGAGTCCTTCTGTCTTCCAAATCGAGCAAGATAAAGAAGCGCTCCAAAATACATTAGAATCTATTATGAGTTCCCCCGTTATTACAGCTCACCCACTAGATTTCGTTGAAGAAATCGCTAGTATTTTTTATGAACATGAAATAGCATGTGTACCCGTCACTAAAGCAAACAAATTAGTCGGAATTATTACTGAAAAAGACATGCTTTATACAATGATTCAACTTACAGGCGTAACGGTCCAAAGCTCTCAAATTGAGATTAAAGTAATTGATAAGCCCGGTATCCTCCCAGAGGTGACAGCTGTCCTCGGAAGGCGCAAGACGAATATTACATCTGTACTCATCTATCCTTATCAGCCTGACTCTACTTATAAAGTACTCGTGTTCCGTTTGCAAACCATGAACCCGATGCCTGTTATTGAAGATTTAAAAGCTGAAGGATATGAAGTGTTATGGCCTAATATGCCGGGGATGGAACAATGACCTGCAGAGCCGGTTTTGTCTATTCAGAAGACTTTAGAACGTATCGATTTCGAGATGATCATCCCTTTAATCAATTAAGAGTGACCTTAGCTTATGAATTACTTCAAAGTATAGGAGCCATTACAGAGAAGGAACTCATTTCTCCAAGGATGGCTACAGAGGAAGAACTTCTTCTCGTACACGAGAAACCCTATGTAGAAGCGATAAAAAAAGCAAGTTCAGGAAAACTTAGCGAAGAAGAAGGATTTGAATTTGGGGTCGGTACAGAAGATACACCCATGTTTGAAGGGATGCATGAAGCTTCTTCTCTCCTTGTCGGCGGGACTTTATCAGCTGTCGATGCAGTCATGCAAGACAAGGTAGATCATGCCTTAAACTTAGGCGGAGGGCTTCACCACGGTTTTCAACGGAAAGCTTCTGGTTTTTGTATTTATAATGATGGTGCGGTGGCTATTCAATACATTCGAGAACATTATCAGGCGAAAGTTCTTTATATTGATACGGATGCTCACCATGGCGATGGGGTTCAATGGGCCTTTTATGATGATCC
The nucleotide sequence above comes from Pontibacillus chungwhensis. Encoded proteins:
- a CDS encoding GNAT family N-acetyltransferase, with translation MKHTKEYHSKEIVTESGTITVEGPLPSEELANYHFHEGLKAFRPAPKQFEAVQKIADFDEGRILIARTSDTIVGYVTYLYPDPLERWSKFEMEDLLELGAIEVIQDYRGYGIGSWLLKVSMMDDEMEDFIVISTEYYWHWDLSGTGLNIWNYRNVMERMMGAGGLTPYPTDDPEIVSHPANCLMARIGSRVPQSSIDRFEELRFLTRRNYRANRGGL
- a CDS encoding acetoin utilization AcuB family protein — its product is MLVEEVMKTEVISLRANETIETALKLLNDHHIRHIPIVDEHHHVIGIVSDRDVRDASPSVFQIEQDKEALQNTLESIMSSPVITAHPLDFVEEIASIFYEHEIACVPVTKANKLVGIITEKDMLYTMIQLTGVTVQSSQIEIKVIDKPGILPEVTAVLGRRKTNITSVLIYPYQPDSTYKVLVFRLQTMNPMPVIEDLKAEGYEVLWPNMPGMEQ